A single window of Candidatus Flexicrinis affinis DNA harbors:
- a CDS encoding HEAT repeat domain-containing protein: MTSNQKKLVQYHLARLKDRRPEARLEAISELTELGDHDALPALQALFETDPDISVRRAAQHAGRQIYLRTRKSGEGE; the protein is encoded by the coding sequence TTGACCAGCAATCAAAAGAAACTTGTGCAGTATCACCTCGCACGACTCAAGGATCGGCGTCCCGAGGCGCGTCTTGAGGCCATCAGCGAACTGACCGAGCTCGGCGATCACGACGCGCTTCCTGCGCTTCAGGCCCTGTTTGAGACCGATCCCGACATTAGCGTCCGCCGCGCGGCGCAGCACGCTGGCCGGCAGATCTATTTGCGGACGCGCAAGTCGGGCGAAGGCGAGTAG